The Ananas comosus cultivar F153 linkage group 7, ASM154086v1, whole genome shotgun sequence genome has a window encoding:
- the LOC109712893 gene encoding hemiasterlin resistant protein 1-like isoform X2 produces the protein MPRRSSGGRAAPRAAPRPSPVRNPPQPAAPPPAPPVQGGGSVLGGLGSAIADGMAFGTGSAIARRAVDAIVGPGVIQHETVASATPVAEASDASRSGSMGRDACSLHSKAFQDCINSDGSDISKCQFYLDMLNECRRGGSGEMLRV, from the exons ATGCCTCGTCGAAGCTCCGGAG GACGTGCAGCACCTCGTGCCGCTCCTCGACCTTCCCCAGTCAGGAATCCTCCTCAGCCCG CTGCTCCCCCACCGGCACCTCCTGTCCAGGGAGGAGGATCAGTCCTGGGCGGGTTGGGTTCTGCTATAGCTGATG GCATGGCTTTTGGGACCGGAAGTGCTATTGCTCGTAGAGCTGTTGATGCTATTGTTGGCCCTGGTGTAATTCAGCATGAAACGGTTGCCTCTGCTACACCTGTGGCGGAAGCTTCTGATGCATCAAGGAGTGGTTCTATGGGTCGTGATGCGTGCAGCCTTCATTCTAAGGCCTTCCAAGAT TGTATCAACAGCGACGGAAGCGATATCAGCAAGTGCCAGTTCTACTTGGACATGCTGAACGAGTGCCGCCGCGGTGGTTCTGGCGAGATGCTTCGAGTTTAa
- the LOC109712893 gene encoding uncharacterized protein C6C3.02c-like isoform X1, translating to MPRRSSGGRAAPRAAPRPSPVRNPPQPAKAAPPPAPPVQGGGSVLGGLGSAIADGMAFGTGSAIARRAVDAIVGPGVIQHETVASATPVAEASDASRSGSMGRDACSLHSKAFQDCINSDGSDISKCQFYLDMLNECRRGGSGEMLRV from the exons ATGCCTCGTCGAAGCTCCGGAG GACGTGCAGCACCTCGTGCCGCTCCTCGACCTTCCCCAGTCAGGAATCCTCCTCAGCCCG CTAAAGCTGCTCCCCCACCGGCACCTCCTGTCCAGGGAGGAGGATCAGTCCTGGGCGGGTTGGGTTCTGCTATAGCTGATG GCATGGCTTTTGGGACCGGAAGTGCTATTGCTCGTAGAGCTGTTGATGCTATTGTTGGCCCTGGTGTAATTCAGCATGAAACGGTTGCCTCTGCTACACCTGTGGCGGAAGCTTCTGATGCATCAAGGAGTGGTTCTATGGGTCGTGATGCGTGCAGCCTTCATTCTAAGGCCTTCCAAGAT TGTATCAACAGCGACGGAAGCGATATCAGCAAGTGCCAGTTCTACTTGGACATGCTGAACGAGTGCCGCCGCGGTGGTTCTGGCGAGATGCTTCGAGTTTAa
- the LOC109712758 gene encoding uncharacterized protein LOC109712758 yields MASATFALSVAGSATVVSSTGPSPVLCSLSSASSTLALEAELEKPTSILAKRVLLCGSIWVALTCVSCIVCGPSRAADDAIKASGFGLKVAAALRSSGWADEAIVFTLATLPVLELRGAIPVGYWMRLNPVHLTVLSILGNMVPVPFIILYFKKFASFISQKSASATRFVDLLFERARAKAGPVEEFQWLGLMLFVAVPFPGTGAWTGAFIASILDMPFWSAVSANFVGVVLAGFLVNLLMNLGLKYATITGVILFFVSTVMWSILRSLKKSTSAK; encoded by the exons ATGGCTTCTGCAACCTTTGCTTTATCAGTAGCT GGTTCTGCTACAGTCGTTTCATCTACTGGTCCCTCCCCTGTATTGTGTTCATTGTCGTCAGCATCATCAACATTGGCTTTGGAAGCAGAATTGGAAAAGCCCACTTCAATTCTTGCAAAAAGGGTGCTTTTATGTGGCTCAATTTGGGTTGCTCTCACTTGTGTTTCCTGCATTGTATGCGGGCCGTCTCGCGCGGCGGATGATGCTATCAAAGCCTCGGGCTTTGGATTGAAGGTCGCGGCGGCGCTGCGGAGCTCCGGCTGGGCCGACGAGGCGATTGTCTTCACTCTCGCCACCCTTCCTGTTCTCGAGCTTCGCGGGGCCATTCCTGTTGGGTATTGGATGCGGTTGAATCCAGTCCATCTAACCGTCCTCTCGATTCTTGG GAACATGGTTCCGGTGCCATTCatcattctctactttaaaaAGTTTGCATCTTTCATATCTCAAAAAAGTGCTTCAGCTACTCGTTTCGTGGACCTTCTGTTTGAGAGAGCTAGGGCAAAGGCCGGGCCGGTCGAGGAATTCCAATGGTTGGGCCTTATGCTGTTCGTTGCTGTTCCCTTTCCCGGAACGGGGGCTTGGACTGGGGCTTTTATCGCGTCGATCCTTGACATGCCGTTCTGGTCGGCCGTCTCTGCGAATTTCGTAGGGGTTGTTCTGGCTGGGTTTTTGGTAAATTTGCTCATGAATCTTGGTCTGAAGTACGCAACCATAACTGGCGTGATTCTGTTCTTTGTGTCGACAGTAATGTGGAGCATCTTGCGGTCGCTTAAAAAGTCAACAAGTGCAAAATGA
- the LOC109712759 gene encoding uncharacterized protein LOC109712759: MCLHLQDWHDGFSSLVNTISDIQSLLLTVMCAAVKMILIRRLSSSVTSNHADQLDSWCLVDSAIAFCKLQHLDPSVSVKTQVDLIAAVHDLLAEYGLCCAGRDGEGEEGTFLKFAIKHLLALDVKLKSQHCTNGKEENTPLDKNTLEEITLGDLSSIDEQENSEEENEIDKVQSAIDSALDQSFFCLYGLKINPDSSSEDDLAMHKNTSRGDYQTKEQCADVFQYILPYAKALSRAGLIKLRRVLRAIRKHFPQPPDDILAENAIDRFLDGPDLCEKQLCEVYETNGSRDSIMNLLFTNGRGPETFKKSSVPYLEVYANLYYFIAQAEDNSATDKYAGFVLKKEGEEFVEQNANLFKYDLLYNPLRFESWQKLANIYDEEVDLLLNDGSKHINILDWRKNTDLPQRVEMGRKHSRRCLLMSLTLASTPIQQAEIHELLALVYYDSIQNVVPFYDQRSLLPAKDATWIAFCQNSMKHFEQAFALRPEWLHAFFLGKLSEKLGHSPAKAFSYYSKAAVLNPSAVDPVYRMHASRLKLLYTRGKQNLDALKIVAAYAFNPLTKDAILTMFGWTDQDLLHSTSEVEDINVTDAPKEKSNVDPDLLGKAWHVLYDDCLLALGICVEGELKHFHKARYMIAQGLYKRGEPGDLERAKEELSFCFKSSRSSFTVNMWEIDGTARKGRRKNPGTGGNRKSLEVSLSESSRKFISCIRKYMLLYLNLLEKTRDLVTLEKAYTYLRTDKRFSLCLWDIVPVALGKYIQLITAAIRNAEAHGASCDTNSLEQLLEKMFTVFMDHANMWSEISTIPEVNDPELSESSLYGFIHQYIHLLEIDARLETLEGLNEKIRKRFKSPKLSHSNFAKVCRHASLAWCRSILIKLASITPLPEAAHLSDQLVPLNTGLQLYVDLQPDELLVSPQEGPAQSKGLDMNWFETLCRLKNIQIRQTSEENMEAAVGLMRSTYNFYRECSCGTFPSGINLYTVLSPPSVAEGVQPSQNVVDALDLSIPRKLLLWVYTLVHGRYSNISAVVKYCEEMKFRAKRGIPTLSAPSQTTLSTGASTAVAGKEKVERDENNEAGDNPSPLMACNQHQEEPACGSNEAQKSTSVSSQLHRCNSSMSAENVQDNS; this comes from the exons ATGTGTTTGCATTTGCAGGACTGGCATGATGGCTTCAGTTCATTAGTTAACACCATTTCCGATATTCAATCTCTACTCCTGACGGTCATGTGTGCTGCTGTGAAAATGATCCTCATCAGAAGACTTTCGAGTTCTGTGACATCCAATCATGCAGACCAGTTAGACAGCTGGTGCCTTGTGGATTCAGCAATCGCATTTTGCAAACTTCAGCACCTCGACCCTTCTGTTTCTGTCAAAACTCAA GTTGACTTAATTGCTGCGGTCCATGATTTGCTTGCGGAATACGGTCTCTGCTGTGCTGGTAGAGATGGCGAAGGGGAGGAAGGAACATTTCTCAAATTTGCAATTAAGCATCTTCTGGCCCTAGATGTGAAACTAAAATCACAACATT GTACAAATGGGAAAGAAGAAAATACACCTCTGGACAAAAATACTCTAGAAGAAATCACTCTGGGTGACCTTTCTTCTATCGATGAGCAGGAGAATTCTGAGGAAGAAAATG AAATAGATAAGGTACAGTCAGCTATTGATAGTGCCCTGGACCAGTCTTTTTTCTGCTTATATGGGCTTAAGATAAACCCAGATTCATCCAGTGAAGATGACCTGGCAATGCACAAAAATACTAGTCGTGGAGACTATCAAACCAAGGAGCAATGTGCTGATgtatttcaatatattttgCCATATGCTAAGGCTCTATCA AGGGCTGGCTTGATTAAACTTCGCAGAGTTCTTAGAGCTATACGAAAGCATTTTCCACAGCCACCTGATGATATATTGGCTGAGAATGCTATTGATAGGTTCTTAGATGGCCCTGATTTGTGTGAAAAGCAGCTCTGTGAAGTATATGAAACTAATGGAAGCCGGGACTCCATCATGAATTTATTATTCACAAATGGAAGAGGCcctgaaaccttcaagaaaag TTCTGTGCCATACTTAGAGGTTTATGCcaatctttattattttatagccCAAGCTGAAGATAATAGTGCTACTGATAAGTATGCTGGATTTGTTCtgaaaaaggaaggagaagaattTGTAGAGCAAAATGCCAACCTATTTAAATATGATCTGTTGTATAATCCTCTGCGTTTTGAGAGCTGGCAGAAGCTTGCAAATATTTATGATGAG GAAGTCGATCTCTTGTTAAATGATGGCAGTAAGCACATTAACATTTTAGATTGGAGAAAGAACACCGATCTGCCCCAAAGAGTTGAGATGGGTCGAAAGCATAGTAGAAGATGCCTATTGATGAGTTTAACACTAGCTAGTACTCCAATTCAACAG GCTGAGATACATGAACTGTTGGCCCTAGTTTACTATGACAGTATTCAGAATGTCGTACCATTTTACGATCAGAGATCTCTTTTACCAGCAAAGGATGCAACATGGATAGCTTTTTGTCAAAATTCGATGAAACACTTTGAGCAGGCTTTTGCACTTAG GCCAGAGTGGCTCCATGCCTTTTTCCTTGGAAAGCTCAGTGAGAAGCTTGGTCACTCCCCTGCTAAAGCTTTTTCATACTACAGCAAAGCTGCAGTTCTGAACCCGTCTGCTGTCGATCCAGTTTATAGAATGCATGCATCACGATTGAAGTTGCTTTATACTCGAGGAAAGCAGAATTTGGATGCCCTGAAG ATTGTTGCTGCATATGCCTTTAACCCGTTGACAAAGGATGCAATTTTAACAATGTTTGGATGGACGGACCAAGATCTTCTACATTCAACTTCTGAGGTCGAGGACATAAATGTTACAGATGCTCCAAAAGAGAAAAGCAATGTTGATCCTGATTTATTGGGAAAAGCCTGGCACGTCCTTTATGATGACTGTCTATTAGCCCTTGGAATTTGTGTAGAAGGGGAGCTAAAACATTTCCACAAGGCACGATACATGATCGCACAAGGACTGTATAAGAGGGGTGAACCAGGTGACCTGGAAAGGGCAAAAGAGGAACTTTCATTTTGTTTCAAGTCCTCTCGATCTTCGTTTACGGTGAATATGTGGGAAATTGATGGTACAGCGAGAAAGGGAAG GCGGAAAAATCCTGGTACTGGTGGAAACAGAAAAAGTCTGGAGGTCAGCTTATCGGAGAGTTCGCGAAAATTCATTAGCTGCATTCGTAAATATATGCTGCTCTACTTGAACCTATTGGAGAAGACCAGGGACTTAGTGACTCTGGAGAAGGCTTATACATATCTGCGAACTGATAAGAGG TTTTCTCTGTGCTTGTGGGATATTGTTCCGGTTGCTCTTGGAAAATATATCCAACTTATAACGGCAGCAATTCGTAATGCTGAGGCTCATGGTGCTAGTTGTGATACCAATTCTCTCGAGCAACTCTTGGAGAAGATGTTCACTGTCTTCATGGATCATGCAAACATGTGGTCGGAAATAAGCACAATACCTGAAGTCAACGATCCAGAATTATCGGAGAGCAGCCTTTATGG CTTTATCCACCAATACATCCACCTCTTGGAGATTGATGCCCGATTAGAAACACTTGAAGGACTAAATGAGAAAATCAGGAAACGTTTCAAAAGCCCAAAATTGTCTCATAGTAACTTTGCAAAGGTATGCAGGCACGCTTCTCTAGCATGGTGCCGTTCAATTCTTATAAAGTTGGCGTCAATTACTCCATTACCAGAAGCTGCACATTTGAGCGATCAACTGGTCCCTTTGAACACTGGGCTTCAGCTCTACGTTGACTTGCAACCCGATGAGCTTTTGGTTTCACCACAAGAAGGACCTGCTCAATCGAAAGGTCTTGATATGAATTGGTTTGAGACTCTTTGTAGGTtaaaaaatatccaaattaggCAAACATCAGAAGAGAATATGGAGGCTGCTGTTGGTTTAATGAGATCTACTTACAATTTCTATAGGGAGTGCTCTTGTGGGACATTTCCATCAGGTATCAACCTGTATACAGTATTGTCGCCACCATCAGTGGCCGAAGGAGTACAACCTAGCCAAAATGTAGTTGATGCCCTTGACCTAAGTATCCCGAGGAAGCTGCTTTTATGGGTGTATACCTTGGTGCATGGCCGTTATTCGAATATCTCAGCTGTTGTAAAGTATTGCGAAGAGATGAAG TTTAGAGCCAAAAGGGGGATCCCGACCTTGTCTGCTCCATCACAAACAACTCTGTCCACTGGTGCTTCTACTGCAG TTGCAGGTAAAGAAAAAGTTGAGCGCGATGAGAACAATGAAGCTGGGGATAACCCCTCTCCTCTGATGGCTTGTAATCAGCATCAGGAGGAGCCTGCATGCGGTTCAAATGAGGCTCAGAAATCAACCAGCGTTTCCTCGCAACTCCATAGGTGTAACTCTTCTATGTCGGCAGAAAATGTTCAGGACAATAGCTAA
- the LOC109712376 gene encoding ultraviolet-B receptor UVR8: protein MDAPVEETRSTNEDDDHDDEREEEEERGEVWAWSWGAGTDGQLGTGAARDEHLPQPLSLNPLSSSASSHPLRVSRVACGGAHAVALTGDGRVLTWGRGIHGQLGHGELENCLQPKPVQFFESFTVCSVSAGWNHSGFVTDEGHLFMCGDNSFGQLGTGDNQSYNLPVEVLFFASKHVEQIACGMRHTLALVTGDLVYGFGSARHGQIGNSVSKPQKSCNLPEVIQGFGSCKIVGLFANGDHSAALTANGELYIWGRGFSGASNDLHPRLLHSSLRISQVALGWHHAIVLADGEVYMLGGYRHWAASGSHVVNPVRHQSVPSAACAAVSDVRTLEKVSCLDGERVVQIAAGAEHSALLTERGKIMTWGWGEHGQLGLGNTDDQTFPQIVNIPNWRSFASTLGIYCGSGFTVVTKSV, encoded by the exons ATGGACGCGCCCGTAGAGGAGACGAGATCCACCAACGAAGACGACGATCATGACGATGagcgggaggaggaggaggagcgggggGAGGTGTGGGCGTGGAGCTGGGGCGCTGGCACCGATGGCCAGCTCGGGACGGGCGCCGCGCGCGACGAGCATCTCCCCCAACCTCTCTCCCTCaatcccctctcctcctccgcctcctcccacCCTCTCCGTGTCTCTCGCGTCGCGTGCGGCGGCGCCCATGCCGTTGCCTTAACCG GCGATGGTAGAGTACTCACATGGGGAAGAGGTATACATGGGCAGCTTGGTCATGGGGAGTTGGAGAATTGCTTACAACCGAAGCCTGTACAATTCTTCGAAAGCTTTACTGTATGTTCTGTTTCTGCTGGATGGAATCACTCTGGATTTGTTACAG ATGAAGGCCACCTGTTTATGTGTGGAGATAATTCATTTGGTCAGCTTGGGACAGGAGATAATCAGTCATATAACCTCCCTGTTGAAGTATTATTCTTCGCTTCAAAGCATGTTGAACAGATAGCATGTGGGATGCGACACACTCTTGCCTTGGTCACTG GTGATTTAGTCTATGGGTTTGGTTCTGCTAGACATGGGCAAATTGGCAATTCTGTGTCTAAGCCTCAAAAATCATGTAATCTTCCTGAAGTAATTCAAGGATTTGGGAGCTGCAAAATAGTGGGTCTTTTCGCCAATGGAGATCACAGTGCTGCATTGACTG CTAATGGAGAGTTATACATCTGGGGAAGAGGATTCAGTGGGGCTTCCAATGACCTTCACCCTCGTCTTCTGCATTCATCCTTGAGGATTTCTCAAGTTGCATTGGGATGGCATCATGCCATAGTACTAGCTG ATGGTGAAGTATATATGCTTGGTGGATACCGTCATTGGGCAGCAAGTGGTTCCCATGTAGTGAATCCTGTGCGGCATCAATCAGTTCCATCTGCTGCATGTGCTGCTGTCTCAGATG TGCGGACGCTAGAGAAGGTATCTTGTCTTGATGGGGAGCGAGTAGTGCAAATTGCTGCAGGCGCTGAGCATTCTGCCCTACTAACAG AGCGAGGAAAGATCATGACATGGGGCTGGGGGGAGCATGGCCAGCTTGGTTTGGGAAACACAGACGATCAGACATTTCCACAAATAGTCAACATACCCAACTGGAGATCTTTTGCTTCTACTCTAGGCATATATTGTGGTAGCGGTTTTACAGTTGTGACAAAAtcagtttaa